The following are encoded together in the Bactrocera neohumeralis isolate Rockhampton chromosome 6, APGP_CSIRO_Bneo_wtdbg2-racon-allhic-juicebox.fasta_v2, whole genome shotgun sequence genome:
- the LOC126761496 gene encoding uncharacterized protein LOC126761496 — MLLPQKSPAAHWRSFVDLMMAPVSPKNLRLSAILIGIYQLLVAHLLLFLVLLGLAHAEQMKTMLAMDIEDQKDNGFYDMSPFRNQLRLRTASQLVSVTEMLLYILTAVASVYLLSTIALFAGIFKNRSEFVLPWLVVEFIFIVSAAVLVFWLQNEKFVDIIGGKIYYFIICFTVLSFDCLMWYIIHSFYQRLRTMNKLREIATVAIPCPPPGSIPFHFRRENMYLGSNGYKHILSESPDGNY; from the exons ATGTTGCTGCCCCAGAAGTCGCCCGCTGCCCATTGGCGCTCCTTTGTGGACCTAATGATGGCACCAGTGTCGCCGAAAAATCTTCGTCTGTCGGCCATACTGATTGGCATTTACCAACTG CTTGTCGCCCATTTGTTACTCTTCCTGGTGCTTTTGGGTCTGGCTCATGCCGAACAAATGAAAACTATGCTCGCAATGGATATTGAGGATCAAAAGGATAATGGCTTTTATGACATGTCACCGTTTCGCAATCAACTGCGTCTGCGCACCGCCTCCCAGCTCGTTTCCGTTACCGAAATGCTGCTCTACATACTGACGGCAGTGGCTTCGGTTTATCTGCTCAGCACGATTGCTCTTTTTGCAGGCATATTTAAGAATCGGTCGGAATTCGTACTTCCGTGGTTGGTGGTTGAGTTTATTTTCATTGTATCGGCTGCGGTGTTGGTATTTTGGTTACAGAATGAGAAGTTTGTCGATATCATTGGAGGCAAAATATATTACT TTATTATATGCTTCACGGTACTGTCTTTCGATTGTTTGATGTGGTATATCATACATTCTTTTTATCAAAGGCTACGGACCATGAACAAATTGCGTGAGATTGCCACTGTCGCAATACCCTGCCCGCCACCTGGATCG ATACCCTTCCACTTCCGGCGCGAGAACATGTATCTTGGCAGCAACGGCTATAAGCATATACTCTCTGAATCCCCCgatggaaattattaa